The following proteins are co-located in the Escherichia fergusonii ATCC 35469 genome:
- the lpdA gene encoding dihydrolipoyl dehydrogenase, with product MSTEIKTQVVVLGAGPAGYSAAFRCADLGLETVIVERYNTLGGVCLNVGCIPSKALLHVAKVIEEAKALAEHGIVFGEPKTDIDKIRTWKEKVINQLTGGLAGMAKGRKVKVVNGLGKFTGANTLEVEGENGKTVINFDNAIIAAGSRPIQLPFIPHEDPRIWDSTDALELKEVPERLLVMGGGIIGLEMGTVYHALGSQIDVVEMFDQVIPAADKDIVKVFTKRISKKFNLMLETKVTAVEAKEDGIYVTMEGKKAPAEPQRYDAVLVAIGRVPNGKNLDAGKAGVEVDDRGFIRVDKQLRTNVPHIFAIGDIVGQPMLAHKGVHEGHVAAEVIAGKKHYFDPKVIPSIAYTEPEVAWVGLTEKEAKEKGISYETATFPWAASGRAIASDCADGMTKLIFDKESHRVIGGAIVGTNGGELLGEIGLAIEMGCDAEDIALTIHAHPTLHESVGLAAEVFEGSITDLPNPKAKKK from the coding sequence ATGAGTACTGAAATCAAAACTCAGGTCGTGGTACTTGGGGCAGGCCCCGCAGGTTACTCCGCTGCCTTCCGTTGCGCTGATTTAGGTCTGGAAACCGTAATCGTAGAACGCTACAACACCCTCGGCGGTGTTTGCCTGAACGTCGGCTGTATCCCTTCTAAAGCACTGCTGCACGTAGCAAAAGTTATCGAAGAAGCCAAAGCGCTGGCTGAACACGGTATCGTCTTCGGCGAACCGAAAACCGATATCGACAAGATTCGTACCTGGAAAGAGAAAGTGATCAATCAGCTGACCGGTGGTCTGGCTGGTATGGCGAAAGGCCGCAAAGTCAAAGTGGTCAACGGTCTGGGTAAATTCACCGGGGCTAACACCCTGGAAGTGGAAGGTGAGAACGGCAAAACCGTGATCAACTTCGACAATGCGATCATTGCAGCGGGTTCTCGCCCGATCCAACTGCCGTTTATTCCGCATGAAGATCCGCGTATTTGGGACTCCACAGATGCGCTGGAACTGAAAGAAGTACCAGAACGCCTGCTGGTAATGGGTGGTGGTATCATCGGTCTGGAAATGGGGACCGTATACCACGCGCTGGGTTCACAGATTGACGTGGTTGAAATGTTCGACCAGGTTATCCCGGCAGCTGACAAAGACATCGTTAAAGTCTTCACCAAGCGTATCAGCAAGAAATTCAACCTGATGCTGGAAACCAAAGTTACCGCCGTTGAAGCGAAAGAAGACGGTATCTATGTGACGATGGAAGGTAAAAAAGCACCGGCTGAACCGCAGCGTTACGACGCCGTACTGGTAGCGATTGGTCGTGTGCCGAACGGTAAAAACCTCGACGCAGGCAAAGCAGGCGTGGAAGTGGACGACCGTGGTTTCATCCGCGTTGATAAACAGCTGCGTACCAACGTACCGCACATCTTTGCTATCGGCGATATCGTCGGTCAGCCGATGCTGGCACACAAAGGTGTTCACGAAGGTCACGTTGCCGCTGAAGTTATTGCCGGTAAGAAACACTACTTCGATCCGAAAGTTATCCCGTCTATCGCCTATACCGAACCAGAAGTTGCATGGGTGGGTCTGACTGAGAAAGAAGCGAAAGAGAAAGGCATCAGCTACGAAACCGCCACCTTCCCGTGGGCAGCTTCTGGTCGTGCTATCGCTTCTGACTGCGCAGACGGTATGACCAAGCTGATTTTCGACAAAGAATCTCACCGTGTGATCGGTGGTGCGATTGTCGGTACTAACGGCGGCGAGCTGCTGGGTGAAATCGGTCTGGCAATCGAAATGGGTTGTGATGCTGAAGACATCGCACTGACCATCCACGCGCACCCGACTCTGCACGAGTCTGTGGGCCTGGCGGCAGAAGTGTTCGAAGGTAGCATCACTGACCTGCCGAACCCGAAAGCGAAGAAGAAGTAA
- a CDS encoding DUF3300 domain-containing protein, with translation MIITSPFKPNVLVLICSAGLCAASAGLYIKSRTPDTPVQPVPVIATVATAPQIGEQPTPVPPATPAPEVTATLPLTPASTAEVKSTFTTAQIDQWVAPIALYPDALLSQVLMAATYPTNVAQAVQWSRDNPTKQGDNAIQAVSDQPWDASVKSLVAFPQLMALMGENPEWVKNLGDAFLAQPQDVMDSVQKLRRLAQQTGSLKSTVEQKVVTTTRKAAPVKSHESENQDTTSVASTTTIITQPDPEPTIITIEPTKPDVIYIPNYNPTVVYGSWENTAYPPVYLPPPAGEPFVDSFVRGFGYSMGVATTYALFSNIDWDDDHHDHHHDDDNHHNHNDDYRDGNGWQHNGDNININVNNFNRITGEHLTDKNMRWQHNPNYRDGVPYHDQDMAKRFHQTNVNGGMSTTQLPAQSRDIQRQAAASQFQQRTHSAPVTMRDTQRQAASQQFHQREQQDDFRDYALPRRNSNTSRFNGEYHNREDGNVRPPQRQLTQQQREKARKRYDSATPEQRQAFREKVQNQQRPLSQQQRDSARQRIQSASPEQRQAFREKVQNQQRPLSQQQRDSARQRIQSATPEQRQVFRENRLNDTSRVSRLSSEQRSAVRERLSERGARRLER, from the coding sequence ATGATAATAACTTCGCCGTTTAAACCCAATGTGCTGGTGCTTATTTGCAGTGCCGGGCTTTGTGCCGCCTCTGCCGGGCTATATATAAAAAGCCGCACGCCAGATACCCCCGTCCAGCCAGTGCCCGTTATTGCCACCGTGGCAACAGCCCCACAAATCGGGGAGCAACCGACACCAGTTCCTCCAGCAACGCCTGCACCAGAAGTAACGGCAACCCTACCACTTACGCCTGCCAGTACCGCTGAAGTGAAATCGACTTTTACCACTGCGCAAATTGACCAGTGGGTCGCGCCAATTGCGCTTTATCCTGATGCTTTGCTATCACAAGTATTGATGGCAGCCACTTATCCAACCAATGTGGCACAGGCAGTTCAGTGGTCACGAGATAATCCGACAAAACAGGGTGATAATGCTATTCAGGCCGTTTCTGACCAACCCTGGGATGCCAGCGTAAAATCGCTGGTGGCTTTTCCGCAACTAATGGCATTAATGGGCGAAAACCCGGAGTGGGTGAAAAATCTTGGTGATGCATTCCTGGCACAACCGCAGGACGTCATGGACTCAGTACAGAAATTACGTCGCCTGGCACAGCAGACCGGATCGTTAAAATCAACCGTGGAACAGAAAGTTGTGACCACAACCCGGAAAGCTGCGCCGGTAAAATCTCATGAATCGGAAAACCAGGACACGACGTCTGTCGCCAGTACAACAACCATTATTACCCAGCCAGATCCCGAACCGACTATTATCACCATTGAGCCAACGAAACCGGACGTAATTTATATTCCAAACTATAACCCCACCGTAGTTTACGGAAGCTGGGAAAATACGGCTTATCCACCCGTTTATTTGCCACCACCAGCAGGCGAACCGTTTGTTGATAGCTTCGTGCGCGGCTTCGGTTACAGCATGGGTGTTGCCACAACGTATGCCTTATTCAGCAATATCGACTGGGATGATGATCATCACGATCATCATCATGATGACGACAATCACCATAACCACAACGACGACTATCGGGACGGGAACGGCTGGCAGCATAACGGCGATAACATCAATATCAACGTCAATAATTTCAACCGTATCACGGGTGAGCATCTTACTGACAAGAATATGAGGTGGCAGCATAATCCAAATTACCGTGACGGCGTGCCTTACCATGATCAGGATATGGCAAAACGTTTTCATCAAACAAACGTCAATGGTGGTATGAGCACCACACAGCTGCCAGCACAGTCTCGCGATATCCAGCGCCAGGCGGCAGCGAGTCAATTTCAACAGCGGACGCACTCTGCACCAGTGACCATGCGTGATACACAACGTCAGGCTGCTTCACAGCAATTTCATCAGCGGGAGCAACAGGATGATTTTCGTGATTATGCTCTGCCCCGCCGTAACAGCAACACTTCACGTTTTAATGGCGAATACCACAACCGTGAAGACGGGAATGTTCGCCCACCGCAACGCCAGTTAACTCAACAACAGCGGGAGAAAGCCCGTAAGCGTTATGATTCTGCGACACCTGAGCAGCGCCAGGCGTTTCGGGAGAAAGTTCAGAACCAGCAACGACCGTTGAGTCAGCAGCAAAGGGATAGCGCCCGCCAGCGTATTCAATCGGCCTCGCCTGAGCAGCGTCAGGCTTTTCGGGAGAAAGTTCAGAATCAGCAACGACCGCTGAGCCAACAGCAAAGGGATAGCGCTCGCCAGCGAATTCAGTCAGCAACACCTGAACAACGTCAGGTCTTTCGCGAGAATCGCTTGAATGACACCAGCCGCGTCTCCAGACTTAGTAGTGAGCAACGCTCAGCAGTACGGGAACGTCTCTCTGAGCGCGGAGCAAGGCGACTGGAAAGGTAA
- the aroP gene encoding aromatic amino acid transporter AroP, which produces MMEGQQHGEQLKRGLKNRHIQLIALGGAIGTGLFLGSASVIQSAGPGIILGYAIAGFIAFLIMRQLGEMVVEEPVAGSFSHFAYKYWGSFAGFASGWNYWVLYVLVAMAELTAVGKYIQFWYPEIPTWVSAAVFFVVINAINLTNVKVFGEMEFWFAIIKVIAVVAMIIFGGWLLFSGNGGPQATVSNLWDQGGFLPHGFTGLVMMMAIIMFSFGGLELVGITAAEADNPEQSIPKATNQVIYRILIFYIGSLAVLLSLMPWTRVTADTSPFVLIFHELGDTFVANALNIVVLTAALSVYNSCVYCNSRMLFGLAQQGNAPKALASVDKRGVPVNTILVSALVTALCVLINYLAPESAFGLLMALVVSALVINWAMISLAHMKFRRAKQEQGVVTRFPALLYPLGNWICLLFMAAVLVIMLMTPGMAISVYLIPVWLIVLGIGYLFKEKTAKAVKAH; this is translated from the coding sequence ATGATGGAAGGTCAACAGCACGGCGAGCAGCTAAAGCGCGGCCTTAAAAACCGCCATATTCAGCTTATCGCGCTGGGTGGCGCGATAGGAACAGGGCTATTCCTGGGTAGCGCCTCCGTAATACAGTCCGCAGGGCCAGGGATTATCCTGGGTTACGCCATTGCTGGTTTTATCGCCTTTCTGATCATGCGTCAGCTGGGTGAAATGGTGGTAGAAGAACCTGTCGCAGGCTCCTTTAGCCACTTTGCTTATAAATACTGGGGCAGTTTTGCCGGTTTCGCTTCTGGCTGGAACTACTGGGTACTGTACGTTTTAGTTGCCATGGCAGAGCTGACTGCCGTGGGTAAATACATTCAGTTCTGGTATCCAGAAATCCCAACCTGGGTTTCTGCCGCCGTATTCTTTGTGGTGATCAACGCCATCAACCTGACTAACGTTAAAGTGTTTGGTGAGATGGAGTTCTGGTTTGCCATTATCAAAGTTATTGCGGTGGTAGCGATGATCATCTTCGGCGGCTGGCTACTGTTCAGTGGCAACGGCGGCCCGCAGGCGACCGTTAGCAACCTGTGGGATCAGGGTGGTTTCCTGCCGCACGGCTTTACCGGGCTGGTGATGATGATGGCGATTATCATGTTCTCGTTTGGTGGTCTGGAACTGGTGGGGATCACCGCAGCAGAAGCTGATAACCCGGAGCAAAGTATCCCGAAAGCAACTAATCAGGTTATCTACCGCATCCTGATTTTCTACATTGGTTCGTTAGCCGTACTGCTCTCGCTGATGCCGTGGACCCGCGTTACCGCCGATACCAGTCCGTTTGTGCTGATCTTCCACGAGTTAGGCGATACCTTTGTGGCGAATGCACTGAACATCGTGGTACTGACTGCTGCGCTCTCCGTGTATAACAGCTGCGTATATTGCAACAGCCGTATGCTGTTTGGTCTGGCACAACAAGGGAACGCGCCAAAAGCACTGGCGTCTGTCGATAAACGCGGCGTACCAGTCAACACCATTCTGGTGTCTGCACTGGTAACGGCGTTGTGCGTACTGATTAACTACCTTGCCCCAGAGTCCGCTTTCGGACTATTAATGGCGCTGGTGGTATCCGCACTGGTGATCAACTGGGCAATGATTAGCCTGGCGCATATGAAATTCCGGCGCGCCAAACAAGAGCAAGGTGTGGTAACCCGCTTCCCTGCCCTGCTTTATCCACTGGGTAACTGGATCTGCCTGCTGTTTATGGCGGCGGTACTGGTGATTATGCTGATGACCCCAGGAATGGCGATTTCGGTATACCTGATCCCGGTGTGGCTGATCGTATTAGGTATCGGCTATCTGTTTAAAGAGAAAACGGCAAAAGCAGTAAAAGCACACTAA
- the aceE gene encoding pyruvate dehydrogenase (acetyl-transferring), homodimeric type: MSERFPNDVDPIETRDWLQAIESVIREEGVERAQYLIDQLLAEARKGGVNVAAGTGISNYINTIPVEEQPEYPGNLELERRIRSAIRWNAIMTVLRASKKDLELGGHMASFQSSATIYDVCFNHFFRARNEQDGGDLVYFQGHISPGVYARAFLEGRLTQEQLDNFRQEVHGNGLSSYPHPKLMPEFWQFPTVSMGLGPIGAIYQAKFLKYLEHRGLKDTSKQTVYAFLGDGEMDEPESKGAITIATREKLDNLVFVINCNLQRLDGPVTGNGKIINELEGIFEGAGWNVIKVMWGSRWDELLRKDTSGKLIQLMNETVDGDYQTFKSKDGAYVREHFFGKYPETAALVADWTDEQIWALNRGGHDPKKIYAAFKKAQETKGKATVILAHTIKGYGMGDAAEGKNIAHQVKKMNMDGVRHIRDRFNVPVSDADIEKLPYITFPEGSEEHTYLHAQRQKLHGYLPSRQPNFTEKLELPSLQDFGALLEEQSKEISTTIAFVRALNVMLKNKSIKDRLVPIIADEARTFGMEGLFRQIGIYSPNGQQYTPQDREQVAYYKEDEKGQILQEGINELGAGCSWLAAATSYSTNNLPMIPFYIYYSMFGFQRIGDLCWAAGDQQARGFLIGGTSGRTTLNGEGLQHEDGHSHIQSLTIPNCISYDPAYAYEVAVIMHDGLERMYGEKQENVYYYITTLNENYHMPAMPEGAEEGIRKGIYKLETIEGSKGKVQLLGSGSILRHVREAAEILAKDYGVGSDVYSVTSFTELARDGQDCERWNMLHPLETPRVPYIAQVMNDAPAVASTDYMKLFAEQVRTYVPADDYRVLGTDGFGRSDSRENLRHHFEVDASYVVVAALGELAKRGEIDKKVVADAIAKFNIDAEKVNPRLA, translated from the coding sequence ATGTCAGAACGTTTCCCAAATGACGTGGATCCGATCGAAACTCGCGACTGGCTCCAGGCGATCGAATCGGTCATCCGTGAAGAAGGTGTTGAGCGTGCTCAGTATCTGATCGACCAACTGCTTGCTGAAGCCCGCAAAGGCGGTGTCAACGTAGCCGCAGGCACCGGTATCAGCAACTACATCAACACCATCCCCGTTGAAGAACAACCGGAGTATCCGGGTAATCTGGAACTGGAACGCCGTATTCGTTCAGCTATCCGCTGGAACGCCATCATGACGGTTCTGCGTGCGTCGAAAAAAGACCTCGAACTGGGCGGCCACATGGCGTCCTTCCAGTCTTCCGCAACCATTTATGATGTGTGCTTTAACCACTTCTTCCGTGCGCGCAACGAGCAGGATGGCGGCGACCTGGTTTACTTCCAGGGCCACATCTCCCCGGGCGTTTACGCACGTGCTTTCCTGGAAGGTCGTCTGACCCAAGAGCAGCTGGATAACTTCCGTCAGGAAGTTCACGGCAATGGCCTCTCTTCCTATCCGCACCCGAAACTGATGCCGGAATTCTGGCAGTTCCCGACCGTATCTATGGGTCTGGGTCCGATTGGTGCTATTTACCAGGCTAAATTCCTGAAATATCTGGAACACCGTGGCCTGAAAGATACCTCTAAACAGACCGTTTACGCGTTCCTCGGCGACGGTGAAATGGACGAACCGGAATCCAAAGGTGCGATCACCATCGCTACCCGTGAAAAACTGGATAACCTGGTCTTCGTTATCAACTGTAACCTGCAGCGTCTTGACGGCCCGGTCACCGGTAACGGCAAGATCATCAACGAACTGGAAGGTATCTTCGAAGGTGCTGGCTGGAACGTGATCAAAGTGATGTGGGGTAGCCGTTGGGATGAACTGCTGCGTAAAGATACCAGCGGTAAACTGATCCAGCTGATGAACGAAACCGTTGACGGCGACTACCAGACCTTCAAATCGAAAGATGGTGCGTACGTTCGTGAACACTTCTTCGGTAAATATCCTGAAACCGCAGCACTGGTTGCAGACTGGACTGACGAGCAGATCTGGGCACTGAACCGTGGTGGTCACGATCCGAAGAAAATCTACGCTGCATTTAAGAAAGCGCAGGAAACCAAAGGCAAAGCGACAGTAATCCTTGCTCATACCATTAAAGGTTACGGCATGGGCGACGCGGCTGAAGGTAAAAACATCGCGCACCAGGTTAAGAAAATGAACATGGACGGCGTGCGTCACATCCGCGACCGTTTCAATGTGCCGGTGTCTGATGCAGATATCGAAAAACTGCCGTACATCACCTTCCCGGAAGGTTCTGAAGAGCATACCTATCTGCACGCTCAGCGTCAGAAACTGCACGGTTATCTGCCAAGCCGTCAGCCGAACTTCACTGAGAAGCTTGAGCTGCCGAGCCTGCAAGACTTCGGCGCGCTGCTGGAAGAGCAGAGCAAAGAGATCTCTACCACTATCGCTTTCGTTCGTGCCCTGAACGTGATGTTGAAGAACAAGTCGATCAAAGATCGTCTGGTGCCGATCATCGCCGACGAAGCGCGTACTTTCGGTATGGAAGGTCTGTTCCGTCAGATTGGTATTTACAGCCCGAACGGTCAGCAGTACACCCCGCAGGACCGCGAGCAGGTTGCTTACTATAAAGAAGACGAGAAAGGTCAGATTCTGCAAGAAGGGATCAACGAGCTGGGCGCAGGTTGTTCCTGGCTGGCAGCGGCGACCTCTTACAGCACCAACAATCTGCCGATGATCCCGTTCTACATCTATTACTCGATGTTCGGCTTCCAGCGTATCGGCGATCTGTGCTGGGCTGCTGGCGACCAGCAGGCACGTGGCTTCCTGATCGGCGGTACTTCCGGTCGTACCACCCTGAACGGCGAAGGTCTGCAGCACGAAGATGGTCACAGCCACATTCAGTCGCTGACTATCCCGAACTGTATTTCTTACGACCCGGCTTACGCTTACGAAGTTGCTGTCATCATGCATGACGGTCTGGAGCGTATGTACGGTGAGAAACAAGAGAACGTTTACTACTACATCACCACGCTGAACGAAAACTACCACATGCCGGCAATGCCGGAAGGTGCTGAGGAAGGTATCCGTAAAGGTATCTACAAACTCGAAACCATTGAAGGTAGCAAAGGTAAAGTTCAGCTGCTGGGCTCCGGTTCTATCCTGCGTCACGTCCGTGAAGCGGCAGAGATCCTGGCGAAAGATTATGGCGTAGGTTCTGACGTATATAGCGTGACCTCCTTCACCGAACTGGCGCGTGATGGTCAGGATTGTGAACGCTGGAATATGCTGCACCCGCTGGAAACTCCACGCGTTCCGTATATCGCTCAGGTGATGAACGACGCTCCGGCAGTGGCATCTACCGACTATATGAAACTGTTCGCTGAGCAGGTCCGTACTTACGTACCGGCTGACGACTACCGCGTACTGGGTACTGATGGCTTCGGTCGTTCCGACAGCCGTGAGAACCTGCGTCACCACTTCGAAGTTGATGCTTCCTACGTGGTTGTAGCGGCGCTGGGCGAACTGGCTAAACGTGGCGAAATCGATAAGAAAGTGGTTGCTGACGCAATCGCCAAATTCAACATCGATGCAGAAAAAGTTAACCCGCGTCTGGCGTAA
- the pdhR gene encoding pyruvate dehydrogenase complex transcriptional repressor PdhR, giving the protein MAYSKIRQPKLSDVIEQQLEFLILEGTLRPGEKLPPERELAKQFDVSRPSLREAIQRLEAKGLLLRRQGGGTFVQSSLWQSFSDPLVELLSDHPESQYDLLETRHALEGIAAYYAALRSTDEDKERIRELHHAIELAQQSGDLDAESNAVLQYQIAVTEAAHNVVLLHLLRCMEPMLAQNVRQNFELLYSRREMLPLVSSHRTRIFEAIMAGKPEEAREASHRHLAFIEEILLDRSREESRRERSLRRLEQRKN; this is encoded by the coding sequence ATGGCCTACAGCAAAATCCGCCAACCAAAACTCTCCGATGTGATTGAGCAGCAACTGGAGTTTTTGATCCTCGAAGGCACACTCCGCCCGGGCGAAAAACTCCCACCGGAACGCGAACTGGCGAAACAGTTCGACGTCTCCCGTCCCTCCTTGCGTGAGGCGATTCAACGTCTCGAAGCAAAGGGCTTGTTGCTTCGTCGCCAGGGTGGCGGCACTTTTGTCCAGAGCAGCCTCTGGCAAAGCTTCAGCGATCCGCTGGTGGAGCTGCTCTCCGACCATCCTGAATCACAGTATGACTTGCTCGAAACACGACACGCCCTGGAAGGTATCGCCGCTTATTACGCCGCGCTGCGTAGTACCGATGAAGACAAGGAACGCATCCGTGAACTCCACCACGCCATAGAGCTGGCGCAGCAGTCTGGCGATCTGGACGCGGAATCAAACGCCGTCCTCCAGTATCAGATTGCCGTCACCGAAGCAGCCCACAATGTAGTTCTGCTTCATCTGCTAAGGTGTATGGAGCCGATGTTGGCTCAGAATGTCCGTCAGAACTTCGAATTGCTCTATTCGCGTCGCGAGATGCTGCCGCTGGTGAGTAGTCACCGCACTCGCATATTCGAAGCGATTATGGCCGGTAAGCCGGAAGAAGCGCGCGAAGCATCGCATCGCCATCTGGCCTTTATCGAAGAAATTTTGCTCGACAGAAGCCGTGAAGAGAGCCGCCGTGAGCGTTCTCTGCGTCGTCTGGAACAACGAAAGAATTAG
- the aceF gene encoding pyruvate dehydrogenase complex dihydrolipoyllysine-residue acetyltransferase, protein MAIEIKVPDIGADEVEITEILVKVGDKVEAEQSLITVEGDKASMEVPSPQAGIVKEIKVSVGDKTQTGALIMIFDSADGAADAAPAQAEEKKEAAPAAAPAAAAAKDVNVPDIGSDEVEVTEILVKVGDKVEAEQSLITVEGDKASMEVPAPFAGTVKEIKVNVGDKVSTGSLIMVFEVAGDAGAAAPAAKQEAAPAAAPAPAAGVKEVNVPDIGGDEVEVTEVMVKVGDKVAAEQSLITVEGDKASMEVPAPFAGVVKELKVNVGDKVKTGSLIMIFEVEGAAPAAAPAKQEAAAPAPAAKAETPAAAPAAKAEGKSEFAENDAYVHATPLIRRLAREFGVNLAKVKGTGRKGRILREDVQAYVKEAIKRAEAAPAATGGGIPGMLPWPKVDFSKFGEIEEVELGRIQKISGANLSRNWVMIPHVTHFDKTDITELEAFRKQQNEEAAKRKLDVKITPVVFIMKAVAAALEQMPRFNSSLSEDGQRLTLKKYINIGVAVDTPNGLVVPVFKDVNKKGIIELSRELMTISKKARDGKLTAGEMQGGCFTISSIGGLGTTHFAPIVNAPEVAILGVSKSAMEPVWNGKEFVPRLMLPISLSFDHRVIDGADGARFITIINNTLSDIRRLVM, encoded by the coding sequence ATGGCTATCGAAATCAAAGTACCGGACATCGGGGCTGATGAAGTTGAAATCACCGAGATCCTGGTCAAAGTGGGCGACAAAGTTGAAGCCGAACAGTCGCTGATCACCGTAGAAGGCGACAAAGCCTCTATGGAAGTACCGTCTCCGCAGGCGGGTATCGTTAAAGAGATCAAAGTCTCTGTTGGCGATAAAACCCAGACCGGCGCACTGATTATGATTTTCGATTCCGCCGACGGTGCAGCTGACGCTGCACCTGCTCAGGCAGAAGAGAAGAAAGAAGCCGCTCCGGCAGCAGCACCCGCGGCTGCGGCGGCAAAAGACGTAAATGTTCCGGATATCGGCAGCGATGAAGTCGAAGTGACCGAAATCCTGGTGAAAGTGGGCGACAAAGTTGAAGCTGAACAGTCGCTGATCACCGTAGAAGGCGACAAGGCCTCTATGGAAGTTCCTGCTCCGTTTGCAGGCACCGTGAAAGAGATCAAAGTGAACGTGGGTGACAAAGTGTCTACCGGCTCGCTGATTATGGTCTTCGAAGTCGCGGGTGATGCAGGCGCGGCAGCTCCGGCGGCTAAACAGGAAGCGGCTCCGGCAGCGGCCCCTGCACCAGCGGCTGGCGTGAAAGAAGTTAACGTTCCGGATATCGGTGGTGACGAAGTTGAAGTGACCGAAGTGATGGTGAAAGTGGGCGACAAAGTTGCCGCTGAACAGTCACTGATCACCGTAGAAGGCGATAAAGCTTCTATGGAAGTTCCGGCTCCGTTTGCTGGCGTCGTGAAGGAACTGAAAGTCAACGTTGGCGACAAAGTGAAAACTGGCTCGCTGATTATGATCTTCGAAGTTGAAGGCGCAGCACCTGCGGCAGCTCCTGCGAAACAGGAAGCGGCAGCGCCGGCTCCGGCAGCAAAAGCTGAAACTCCGGCAGCAGCACCGGCTGCGAAAGCAGAAGGCAAATCTGAATTTGCTGAAAACGACGCTTACGTTCACGCGACTCCGCTGATCCGCCGTCTGGCACGCGAATTTGGCGTTAACCTGGCGAAAGTGAAGGGCACTGGCCGTAAAGGTCGTATCCTGCGCGAAGACGTTCAGGCTTACGTGAAAGAAGCGATCAAACGTGCAGAAGCGGCTCCGGCGGCAACTGGCGGCGGTATCCCTGGCATGCTGCCGTGGCCGAAGGTGGACTTCAGCAAGTTTGGTGAAATCGAAGAAGTGGAACTGGGCCGCATCCAGAAAATCTCTGGTGCGAACCTGAGCCGTAACTGGGTGATGATCCCGCATGTTACTCACTTCGACAAAACCGATATCACTGAGCTGGAAGCGTTCCGTAAACAGCAGAACGAAGAAGCAGCGAAACGTAAGCTGGATGTGAAGATCACCCCGGTTGTCTTCATCATGAAAGCCGTTGCTGCAGCACTTGAGCAGATGCCTCGCTTCAACAGTTCTCTGTCGGAAGACGGTCAGCGTCTGACCCTGAAGAAATACATCAACATCGGTGTGGCGGTGGATACCCCGAACGGCCTGGTTGTTCCGGTATTCAAAGACGTCAACAAGAAAGGCATCATCGAGCTGTCTCGCGAGCTGATGACCATTTCTAAGAAAGCGCGTGACGGTAAGCTGACTGCGGGCGAAATGCAGGGCGGTTGCTTCACCATTTCCAGCATCGGCGGCCTGGGTACTACCCACTTCGCGCCGATTGTGAACGCGCCGGAAGTGGCTATCCTCGGTGTTTCCAAGTCCGCGATGGAGCCTGTGTGGAATGGTAAAGAGTTCGTGCCGCGTCTGATGCTGCCGATTTCTCTCTCCTTCGACCACCGCGTGATCGACGGTGCTGATGGTGCCCGTTTCATTACCATCATTAACAACACGCTGTCTGACATTCGCCGTCTGGTGATGTAA